CTCGCGCGTCAGCTCGCAACGCTGATGGGGGTGCACCCGCAGTGATCCGCACGCGCTCCAACGTGTCCGCCGTCACAGGTGTTTGCGCAGGTCGCAGGTGGTGCGGGAGGCGATTTGCATCTGTCGCGAACGGGTGTGTAACGTTGTGTTCACCAACGCGGGGTGGAGCAGCTCGGTAGCTCGCTGGGCTCATAACCCAGAGGTCGCAGGTTCAAATCCTGTCCCCGCTACGATAGACAGCCCTGACCGGCAGATCGACAAATCCGGTCAGGGCTGTTTGCTATCTCGGGGCTGGTGGCGGCACGACATCCGGGTGGGCCGATTGCGCACGCCGAGGCGTCATCGTCACGAACCAGGCCTCCTGGACGCCCAGGATGACGATCAGACAGATCAGCAGCCCCTCGAACTCGATGGGCGTCAGGGCCAACCCGAGCGCATCGGCGAAACCCGGCCAGACGGCACCGAGGGCGATCGCCAGGTACAGCGGTATGCCGAGGACCCCGAACACCCACGGCAGGATCCTGGAGTCCGTGAGCCGGGCGAATTGCCGTGCCAGTAACGCGACGCCGAGCGCGCCGAGAACGCCCGCGACCGTGAAGGCGAACCGCCAGATCGCCGCGATGTCCGGTGCCACCTGCGCGAGCAGTGAGACCGCGGCCGGGATGACGAACTGCAGTGACACCAGGTACGCCATGTATCGGCCGGGACCACTCGAGCCGTTCAGGTCGTCACGGTCCTTGATCGCCACCCACCACAGCCCGAGCAGGGTGAAGTTGGTCGCGGCGACGACCCCGTAGAAGGCGGACTGGTCCATGCGCCGACGATAGTCCCGTCAGCGGTCGACGGTTCGGTCGTTCGCGCAGCTCAGGACCGCCCGGCCGGGGGCCGAGCGGGCAGAGGGGTCAGGCGGGGTCCTCGTGGGTGACGGCTTTGTAGCCACGGGCGCCGGCACGGTCGATCGCGGCGCGCACCAGACCGAAGATCAGGCCCTGGACCGCTGCGCCCGCGAGCACCTCGGTGTTGCTGCGCCGCAAGTCCTTCGGATCGGGCGCGGTCGGCTCGTCGGCGATCCGCTTCCAGATCTGGCCGAAGACGGCACCGGCCACCACACCGCCGAGGATGCTCGTCACGAGCGACAAGGGCTTGTACAAGGTTTTCGACACCGTGCTCATCAGGACGTCCTCCTCCGCTTGACGATGATCAGGCCGACGACGGCCGCGCCGGCCACCGCAGCCGTCACCAGCAGCGATCGTCGGTTTTCTCGCGCTTTCACCTGCGCGGTGTGCGCGGTGTCCGCGGCCGTCTCCTTCAGTCGGGCCGGCACGTCCAGTTTTCGGCTCAGGGCATCCACTGTCTGCGCCAACTCCTCGCGCTGCTGCTGAACCGGAGGCAGGTCATCGGTGACGGCCGGATCGTCGATCTCGCCCGGCACGTCGGGGCCGGTCATCGAAGATGCTCCTTCACCATCGCCACGTCCTGCTGGACGCTCTCCACGGTGTGTTGTGGTGCGGGTGGGACGGCCGCCTGCGCGCGCCTGCCACCGATCGCGGCGACCACTGCACCGATCACCACGAGGATCGCGGCGACGATGAGGGCGGCCGCCCACGCGGCAATGGCGTTCGCCAGACCCAGGACGGCCGCCGCGACGAGTGTCGCCGTCCCGAAGAACACGAGCAGCGCACCCACCCCGGATATCCCGATCCCCACCCCGAGTCGGGTGCCCTTGGTCCGGACCTCGTCGACGGCGTCGCGGATCTCGGTCTTCACCAGATCGGTTGTCTGGCGTTGTAGCCGTTCGACGAGCTGCACGGTGGACAGCTCGTCGGGTGGGGGAGCACTCATGATCATCTCCTCGTCGCGGTGGACTCGACAGTGGCCGGATACCCGAGGTCGCCTTGGGTAAACCGCCGGCGTGATGCCACCATGAACAGGTGGAGATCACGACCGAGGACCAGTTGCGCGAGATCGTCGGCCATCCGCATCGGACGGTGGTCGAGAAAGTCCGACCGCAGCTGCATCGTGTCCACATCGACTGGCTGAAACACTCTCCGATGGTCTTCCTCGCGACCTCGGATGCCGAGGGCCGGCTCGACGTCTCGCCCAAGGGCGACCCGGCGGGCAAGGTCGTGCACGTCGTCGACGACCTGCACATCGCGATCCCCGAGCGGCCCGGGAACCGTCGCGTCGACGGATACCTGAACGTGCTGCAGAATCCGCACGTCGGGGCCATCGCGGTCATACCCGGTCGCGGCGACACCCTGCGGGTGAACGGCTCGGCGCGGATCGTCGACGACGGGGACTACTTCGACGACCTCACCGTCAACGGGCAACGGCCGATCCTCGCCGTCGAGGTCGAGGTCGAGGAGGTCTTCTTCCACTGCTCCAAGGCGTTCCTGCGCTCAGATCTGTGGCGGCCCGACACCTGGGCGCCCGATGCGTTGCCGAGCACGGCCAAGATCACCAAGACGCTCATCCCGGAACTCGACGAGAACGAACTCGAGAAGGCGTTCGAGGAGACCGAGTTCCGCAAGTGGCTCTACTGATCTCCGACTGACCGGTTCCAACTGACCGGACGCTGCGGCGCGACTACCGTGGACCCATGGCCACGGACAAGTCCATCCACACTCACATCACCGAGCTGATCTCCGAGGAGCACGATCTGCGCGACCGACTCGGGCGCGGCGAGATCACCCGGGCGGAAGAGAACAGTCGACTCCAGGCACTCGAGATCTCGCTGGACCAGTGCTGGGACCTGCTCCGCCAGCGCCAGGCCCGACGCGACGCGGGCGCCGATCCCGACGACGCCTCGGTGCGGCCCGCCGACGTTGTCGAGAAATACCTGGACTGAGCCGCTCGGCGCCCGGAGTCGACCGGCCGCCGCATCGTCGGCGAAGCAACGCCGTGGCAACGATCACATGGCTAACGTCGTAGCGGTGTACAGCACCGTCGGCGGGACGGGTGAGCGAGAGGGACGTGATGGGTCGATACAGCGATGCGTTTGCGCAGGCGAGGGATGACCGAGAGGGATTCTGGCTCACCGCGGCCGAGGGCGTCGACTGGGTCGTGCCACCCACGCGCGCGCTCGACGACACCGCGGCGCCGATCTATCGATGGTTCCCCGACTCGACCCTGAACACGTCGTACAACGCGCTCGACCGCCACGTCGAGGCCGGCAACGGTGATCGCACGGCGCTCATCTGGGATTCGGCGATGATCGGTGAGACGCGTACCTACACCTACGCCCAACTGCTCGAACAGGTCTCGCGATTCGCGGGCGTGCTGTCGGCCAACGGGGTCGGCGCCGGTGACCGCGTGGTGATCTACATGCCGATGATCCCGGAGGCGGCGATCGCGATGCTGGCCTGCGCACGGATCGGTGCGGTCCACTCGGTGGTCTTCGGAGGCTTCGCCGCCCCCGAGCTGGCCACCCGCATCGACGATGCCGAGCCGGTCGCCATCGTCACCGCGTCCGGCGGGCTCGAACCCGGCCGCACCGTCGAGTACCTGCCGATGGTCGCGCGCGCCGTCGAACTCGCGGCGTCGAAACCGGCGACCGTCATCGTCCAGGACCGACCCGAGATCGGTGGCAGTGCAACCGATCACGACGGCTGGCTGGACTGGGATGCGGCGATGGCGGACGTCGCACCCGCCGCACCGACACCGGTCGCGGCCACCGACCCCCTGTACATCCTCTACACCTCCGGCACCACCGGAAAGCCGAAGGGCGTGGTACGCGACAACGGTGGCCACGCCGTCGCCCTGACCTGGTCGATGGCCAACATCTACGGCATCGAACCCGGTGACGTGTGGTGGACCGCGTCCGACGTCGGCTGGGTGGTCGGCCACTCCTACATCGTCTACGGCCCGCTGCTGGTGGGGGCGACGTCGGTCATGTACGAGGGCAAACCCGTCGGAACGCCCGACGCCGGCGCATTCTGGCGGGTGATCGCCGACCATCGGGTGAACGCCCTGTTCACCGCGCCCACCGCGATTCGCGCGATCCGCAAGGCGGACCCGGAGGCGACCGAACTCGCCAAGTACGACACGTCGTCGCTGCGCACCCTGTTCGCGGCGGGGGAGCGGTTGGACCCGGACACCTTCGAATGGTCGAGCGGCGTGCTCGGTGTCCCGGTCGTCGATCACTGGTGGCAGACCGAGACCGGCTGGGCGATCGCGGCGAATCTACGTGGACTCGAACCGATGCCGCTCAAGGCCGGTTCGCCCACCGTGCCCGTCCCCGGTTACCAGGTCGGTGTCGTCGACGCCGAGGGCACCCTTCTCGCGGCCGGGGAGGAGGGCAACATCGTCATCGAATTGCCGTTGCCGCCGGGCACATTGGCGGGGTTGTGGCGTGACGAGGAGCGGTTCCGCAAGTCGTACCTGTCGGCGTTCGACGGCTATTACCTGACCGGCGACTCCGGATATGTCGACGCCGACGGGTACGTGTTCGTCCTCGGTCGCTCCGACGACGTGATCAACGTCGCCGGCCATCGTCTGTCGACGGGCAGTATCGAGGCCGTCGTCGCATCGCATCCGGCGGTGGCCGAATGCGCGGTGATCGGCATCCACGACGATCTCAAGGGGCAGCGTCCCAGTGGCTACGTCGTACTCAAGTCCGGCGCCGACATCGACCCCGACATCCTGCGAGACGAGTTGGTCGCGTTGGTGCGCAACGAGATCGGTGCCGTCGCGACGTTCCGGGACGTCACCGTGGTGCCCGCGTTGCCGAAGACGCGATCCGGAAAGATCCTGCGGAAGACCATGCGGCAGATCGCCGACCACGAGGAGTACACCGTGCCGTCCACCATCGAGGACCCGGACGTGTTGTCGGAGTTGGCCAGGCAACTCGGCGGCTGACCTCGATGAACGGTGCGTCTGCCGGCTCCGGGGTCGACCGGCTTCTCCGGGTGTCCATCCGGGTCATCCCGTTCGTCGGCCTGGTCGGCACGATCGTGTCGACCGCCGTCGACTCGGCGACGCCGGGCGGGGCGTTCGGACATGATCTGCTGGAGAACTCCATCCTCTGGATGATCGGTGTGCAGGGCTGGATGACCGGTTTCGGACACATGTTCTTCGGTGAGCCGATCGCCGAATCGATCGGCTGGCCGACGAGGACACCCTGGCAGTGGGAGGTGGGGCTGGCCAGTCTCGCGACCGGCGTCCTGGGGGTCATCGCGAGCGGCTTCGGCACCGAGTTCTGGCTGGCGACGATCATCGCCTTCGCGGTGTTCTATCTCGGTGCGGCGGCCGGTCACGTCCGAGAGATGGTGGTGCACCGGAACTTCGCGCCCGGTAACGCTGGGCCGATCTTCTTCTTCGACGTGATCGTGCCCATCTACCTCATCGTGTTGTACGTGGTCGTCACGTGATCCGCGGTACGGTGTGCGCGATACCGCCATGACCTCCGAACTCCCGATCGATCCGGACACTCCGCCGCGCCCCCTGCACCTCCAGCCGTCCGCCCTGGTGTGGGTGTTCTGCGGTGGCATCGTCGGCACCGGGCTGCGCTACTGGATCGAGGCGCTCTGGCCGACGCCGGACGCCGGATGGCCGTGGGCGACGTTCGTGATCAACCTGTCCGGTGCATTCCTGCTGGGTGCGTTGCTCGGTGGGCTCGCCTCACTCGGCGCCGACGACGGGTGGCGGCAACGGATCCGGCTGCTGGTCGGGACCGGCATGTGCGGCTCGTTCACCACCTACAGCACCTTCGCCCTGGAGATCTCGTTGCTCGGACGTGACGGCGCCTGGCCGACGGCCGTCGCCTATGCGGTGGTCAGCGTGGTCGGTGGTGTGCTGGCCGCGTGGGTGGGGATAGTGCTGGCGGAGAAGGCGATTGGGCGATCGGGGGCGCGGGCGTGACGGTCCTCGCGGTGATGCTCGCCGGTGCGTTCGGCGCGGTCGCACGGTTCGTCGTGGACGGTGCGATGAAGCGCAGGGTGTCGACGACATACCCGTGGGCGACCCTGACGATCAATGTGACCGGGTCGCTCCTGCTGGGCGTGCTCGCCGGCCTGGTGATCTTCCACTCCGCCCCCGACGACCTGAAGGCGATCATCGGAACCGGATTCTGCGGTGGATACACGACGTTCAGCACCGCGAGCTTCGAGACCGCTCGCCTGACGCAGGGCAATCGGTTGCGTGCGCTGGCCTACGTCCTGATGTCGGTGCTGGGCAGCGTGATCGGGTGCGCGGCCGGGCTGGTCCTGGCGTGGGTGGTGTGATCTCGATACGACCTCGGCTGGCGCCTCGGTCTACTCGATCAGCGGGAGATCGCGCGCCCACTCGCCGGTACTCGATCAGCGGGAGATCGCGCGCCCACCCGCCGGGACTCGATCAGCGGAGGTTCGCTCGCTCCGCCCCACCCAACCGCTGATCGAGTAGCCGGCGAGCTTGCGAGCCGGCGTATCGAGATCACTCGGGCACAGGAATCCTGCCGCTACTTCAGCTCGGCGCTGCTCTTGTTGAGCACACGACGCGCGATGATGAGCTGCTGGATCTGCTGCGTGCCCTCGAAGATGTCCAGGATCTTCGAGTCGCGCGCCCACTTCTCCACCAGGAGTCGCTCCGAATAGCCCAGCGTTCCGGTCAGTTCCACCACCTTGTTGGTGATGTCGGTGCCGGTACGTCCGGCCTTGGCCTTCGACATCGACGCCTCGAGCGAGTTCGGCTGCTTGTTGTCGGCCATCCACGCTGCGCGCATCGTGTGCAGGTAGGAGGCCTCGAAATCGGCTTCCATCCGGATGAATTCGGCTGCGGCTGCGTGCTGGTCCGCGGCCGGGCGGTCATAGTCGATCTCGATGCCCGCCTCGTCGAGGATGCGGCGCAGTTCCTCGAGTGCGGCCCGGGCGACACCGACGGCCATCCCGGCGACCATGGGGCGCGTGTTGTCGAAGGTCTGCATGACACCGCCGAAGCCCTTCTTGGTGTCCACCTCCGGCGAGCCGAGCAGGTTGTCCTTGGGGATACGGCAGTTCTCGAAGCGGATGACCGCGGTGTCGGATACGCGGATACCGAGCTTGTGTTCGAGTCGGACGACCTCGACGCCCGGGTGCTCGCGCGGCACCACGAAGCTCTTGATCGCCGCACGGCCCAGACTCTTGTCCACCGACGCCCACACCACGATGTGAGTGGCCCGAGAGCCGGCCGTGACGAAGATCTTCTCCCCGTTCAGGACGTACTCGTCGCCGTCGAGGGTGGCCGTGGTGGAGACCGCTGCGGAGTCGGAGCCGAAACTGGGCTCGGTGATGGCCATCGCGGCCCACACCTTGCCGAAGCTCTTGAGCTGGTCGTCGGTCGCGACCGCGGCGATCGCCGCGTTGCCGAGTCCCTGGTAGGGGATCGTCAGCATCAGGCCGACGTCGCCCCACGAGGTCTCCATCGTGTTGATCACCGACTGCATGTTGCCGCCGTTGACCACTGCGCCCTCGGGGCGCGGCTTGTCCGACTTCTTCTGGCTTCGGCCACCGTCGGCACCGGCGCCGGCCTGCCCGGCTTCCGCGAGTCCGTCGTAGAGCCGGGCCAGGGTGTCGAGTTCGACCGGGTAATCGTGCTCGCGCAGATCGT
This sequence is a window from Gordonia insulae. Protein-coding genes within it:
- a CDS encoding DUF3618 domain-containing protein, whose amino-acid sequence is MTGPDVPGEIDDPAVTDDLPPVQQQREELAQTVDALSRKLDVPARLKETAADTAHTAQVKARENRRSLLVTAAVAGAAVVGLIIVKRRRTS
- a CDS encoding DUF2630 family protein, whose product is MATDKSIHTHITELISEEHDLRDRLGRGEITRAEENSRLQALEISLDQCWDLLRQRQARRDAGADPDDASVRPADVVEKYLD
- a CDS encoding DUF6790 family protein, whose amino-acid sequence is MNGASAGSGVDRLLRVSIRVIPFVGLVGTIVSTAVDSATPGGAFGHDLLENSILWMIGVQGWMTGFGHMFFGEPIAESIGWPTRTPWQWEVGLASLATGVLGVIASGFGTEFWLATIIAFAVFYLGAAAGHVREMVVHRNFAPGNAGPIFFFDVIVPIYLIVLYVVVT
- a CDS encoding phage holin family protein; this encodes MSAPPPDELSTVQLVERLQRQTTDLVKTEIRDAVDEVRTKGTRLGVGIGISGVGALLVFFGTATLVAAAVLGLANAIAAWAAALIVAAILVVIGAVVAAIGGRRAQAAVPPAPQHTVESVQQDVAMVKEHLR
- a CDS encoding DUF4235 domain-containing protein; this translates as MSTVSKTLYKPLSLVTSILGGVVAGAVFGQIWKRIADEPTAPDPKDLRRSNTEVLAGAAVQGLIFGLVRAAIDRAGARGYKAVTHEDPA
- the crcB gene encoding fluoride efflux transporter CrcB; the encoded protein is MTSELPIDPDTPPRPLHLQPSALVWVFCGGIVGTGLRYWIEALWPTPDAGWPWATFVINLSGAFLLGALLGGLASLGADDGWRQRIRLLVGTGMCGSFTTYSTFALEISLLGRDGAWPTAVAYAVVSVVGGVLAAWVGIVLAEKAIGRSGARA
- the crcB gene encoding fluoride efflux transporter CrcB, with translation MTVLAVMLAGAFGAVARFVVDGAMKRRVSTTYPWATLTINVTGSLLLGVLAGLVIFHSAPDDLKAIIGTGFCGGYTTFSTASFETARLTQGNRLRALAYVLMSVLGSVIGCAAGLVLAWVV
- a CDS encoding MSMEG_1061 family FMN-dependent PPOX-type flavoprotein, producing the protein MEITTEDQLREIVGHPHRTVVEKVRPQLHRVHIDWLKHSPMVFLATSDAEGRLDVSPKGDPAGKVVHVVDDLHIAIPERPGNRRVDGYLNVLQNPHVGAIAVIPGRGDTLRVNGSARIVDDGDYFDDLTVNGQRPILAVEVEVEEVFFHCSKAFLRSDLWRPDTWAPDALPSTAKITKTLIPELDENELEKAFEETEFRKWLY
- a CDS encoding propionyl-CoA synthetase, producing MGRYSDAFAQARDDREGFWLTAAEGVDWVVPPTRALDDTAAPIYRWFPDSTLNTSYNALDRHVEAGNGDRTALIWDSAMIGETRTYTYAQLLEQVSRFAGVLSANGVGAGDRVVIYMPMIPEAAIAMLACARIGAVHSVVFGGFAAPELATRIDDAEPVAIVTASGGLEPGRTVEYLPMVARAVELAASKPATVIVQDRPEIGGSATDHDGWLDWDAAMADVAPAAPTPVAATDPLYILYTSGTTGKPKGVVRDNGGHAVALTWSMANIYGIEPGDVWWTASDVGWVVGHSYIVYGPLLVGATSVMYEGKPVGTPDAGAFWRVIADHRVNALFTAPTAIRAIRKADPEATELAKYDTSSLRTLFAAGERLDPDTFEWSSGVLGVPVVDHWWQTETGWAIAANLRGLEPMPLKAGSPTVPVPGYQVGVVDAEGTLLAAGEEGNIVIELPLPPGTLAGLWRDEERFRKSYLSAFDGYYLTGDSGYVDADGYVFVLGRSDDVINVAGHRLSTGSIEAVVASHPAVAECAVIGIHDDLKGQRPSGYVVLKSGADIDPDILRDELVALVRNEIGAVATFRDVTVVPALPKTRSGKILRKTMRQIADHEEYTVPSTIEDPDVLSELARQLGG
- a CDS encoding acyl-CoA dehydrogenase family protein; protein product: MSINLELPKKLGVTIDQAHQAAAEIFRPISRKYDLREHDYPVELDTLARLYDGLAEAGQAGAGADGGRSQKKSDKPRPEGAVVNGGNMQSVINTMETSWGDVGLMLTIPYQGLGNAAIAAVATDDQLKSFGKVWAAMAITEPSFGSDSAAVSTTATLDGDEYVLNGEKIFVTAGSRATHIVVWASVDKSLGRAAIKSFVVPREHPGVEVVRLEHKLGIRVSDTAVIRFENCRIPKDNLLGSPEVDTKKGFGGVMQTFDNTRPMVAGMAVGVARAALEELRRILDEAGIEIDYDRPAADQHAAAAEFIRMEADFEASYLHTMRAAWMADNKQPNSLEASMSKAKAGRTGTDITNKVVELTGTLGYSERLLVEKWARDSKILDIFEGTQQIQQLIIARRVLNKSSAELK